The Deinococcus arcticus genome has a segment encoding these proteins:
- the acpP gene encoding acyl carrier protein, producing the protein MATFDDVKDVIVDKLGVDADKVTPEARFVEDLGADSLETVELIMGLEDKFGITISDEDAESIRTVQAAVEYIESKQ; encoded by the coding sequence ATGGCGACATTTGATGATGTGAAAGACGTGATCGTGGACAAGCTGGGTGTAGACGCCGACAAGGTGACCCCGGAAGCCCGCTTCGTGGAAGACCTCGGCGCCGACAGCCTGGAGACCGTGGAACTGATCATGGGCCTGGAAGACAAGTTCGGCATCACCATCAGCGATGAGGACGCCGAGAGCATCCGCACCGTGCAGGCGGCCGTCGAGTACATCGAGAGCAAGCAGTAA
- the fabG gene encoding 3-oxoacyl-[acyl-carrier-protein] reductase has product MTQDKMTQTSEPVPRKVALVTGSSRGLGRAMALHLARAGFDVAVHYGRGAAEAEQVAEGVRESGVQARVFGADLTTPANAGTLVEQVISEMGRLDVLVNNAGITRDTLAIRMKDEDWDAVLQTNLSSAFMACRAAIKHMMRARSGRIINIASVVGLSGNPGQANYVASKAGLIGLTKALAKEYGGRGITVNAIAPGFIESDMTSELPEQVRQSYLSSIPLGRLGQPDEVAALVAFLAGDAAGYITGQTIGVDGGLNPH; this is encoded by the coding sequence ATGACCCAGGACAAGATGACCCAGACCTCTGAACCCGTTCCCCGCAAAGTCGCCCTGGTGACCGGCAGCAGCCGGGGCCTGGGCCGCGCCATGGCCCTGCACCTTGCCCGCGCGGGCTTTGACGTGGCCGTGCACTACGGCCGGGGCGCCGCCGAGGCCGAGCAGGTGGCTGAAGGCGTCCGTGAAAGCGGCGTGCAGGCCCGAGTCTTCGGCGCCGACCTCACCACGCCCGCCAATGCAGGCACGTTGGTGGAGCAGGTGATCAGTGAGATGGGCCGCCTGGACGTGCTGGTGAACAACGCCGGCATCACGCGCGACACCCTGGCCATTCGTATGAAAGACGAGGACTGGGACGCGGTGCTGCAGACCAACCTGTCCAGTGCCTTTATGGCCTGCCGCGCCGCCATCAAGCACATGATGCGCGCGCGCAGCGGCCGCATCATCAACATTGCCTCGGTGGTGGGGCTGAGCGGCAACCCGGGGCAGGCCAATTACGTGGCCAGCAAGGCCGGGCTGATCGGCCTGACCAAGGCGCTGGCCAAGGAGTACGGTGGCCGGGGCATCACGGTGAACGCCATTGCCCCCGGTTTTATCGAGAGCGACATGACATCCGAACTGCCCGAACAGGTGCGCCAGAGCTACCTGAGCAGCATTCCCCTGGGCCGCCTGGGCCAGCCGGACGAGGTGGCTGCCCTCGTCGCCTTCCTGGCGGGCGACGCCGCCGGGTACATCACCGGGCAGACGATTGGCGTGGACGGGGGGCTGAACCCGCATTGA
- a CDS encoding DinB family protein gives MKAPLSPHTRDELLAALDGAQAAWVDTVAALPLPDYFRAPAPGRWSPAEHLAHLALTHGRVAQGLGVPRPALRLLFGAPATARTYEGVRGAYQARLAAGGRAPARYVPRPVTAHDAATRDAQVAAYVTAATRVRSALAGWPEAALDRHALPHDLLGRLSARELLFFTVYHDHHHLRGALAAPETP, from the coding sequence GTGAAGGCGCCGCTCAGCCCCCACACCCGGGACGAACTTCTGGCTGCCCTGGACGGCGCGCAGGCCGCGTGGGTGGACACTGTGGCGGCCCTGCCGCTGCCCGACTATTTCCGGGCCCCGGCCCCCGGCCGCTGGTCGCCGGCCGAGCATCTGGCGCACCTCGCCCTGACGCATGGGCGCGTGGCGCAGGGGCTGGGCGTGCCGCGCCCGGCCCTGCGCCTGCTGTTTGGGGCGCCGGCCACCGCCCGCACCTACGAAGGCGTTCGCGGGGCCTATCAGGCGCGGCTGGCGGCCGGGGGCCGGGCTCCAGCGCGTTATGTGCCGCGCCCGGTCACGGCCCACGACGCGGCCACGCGTGACGCCCAGGTGGCGGCTTACGTGACGGCCGCCACCCGGGTGCGCTCTGCCCTGGCCGGCTGGCCCGAGGCCGCGCTTGACCGTCACGCCCTGCCCCACGACCTGCTGGGGCGCCTGAGTGCCCGTGAACTGCTGTTCTTCACCGTTTACCACGACCACCACCATCTGCGCGGCGCACTGGCTGCACCGGAGACACCATGA
- the fabD gene encoding ACP S-malonyltransferase, translating into MKIAALFPGQGSHAVGMGADLAAAFPEAGEVYSQIDTVLPGLRTLIETGPLDELTLTANQQPALVAASTAAYRAWRAHTGLTPAFGAGHSLGEYSALVAADALSLGDALRLTRRRGELMQAAVPVGEGAMSAVMGDPATVQEVCAALDGVQPANFNAPTQTVISGTKAAVEAAGAELKARGLKAIPLKVSAPFHCALMDSAAQGLAPHLQTTRFAPPAFAVYANVTAQPNTEAGTLPALLTAQITGAVRWVDTIQALGAAGAEVFVEFGPGTVLTGLVKRILPDARTVNVGTAEQVRAFAL; encoded by the coding sequence ATGAAAATCGCCGCGCTGTTTCCCGGCCAGGGCTCGCACGCGGTGGGCATGGGCGCCGATCTGGCCGCTGCCTTTCCCGAAGCGGGCGAGGTGTACAGCCAGATTGATACTGTGCTGCCCGGTCTGCGCACCCTGATTGAAACCGGGCCACTGGACGAGCTGACCCTGACCGCCAACCAGCAGCCCGCGCTGGTGGCCGCGTCCACCGCCGCCTACCGCGCGTGGCGGGCCCACACCGGCCTGACCCCAGCCTTCGGCGCCGGGCACTCGCTGGGCGAATATTCCGCGCTGGTGGCCGCCGACGCCCTGTCCCTGGGCGACGCCCTGCGCCTGACCCGCCGCCGGGGCGAGCTGATGCAGGCCGCCGTGCCGGTGGGCGAGGGCGCCATGAGCGCCGTGATGGGCGACCCGGCCACCGTGCAGGAGGTCTGTGCAGCACTGGACGGTGTGCAGCCGGCCAACTTCAATGCGCCCACCCAGACCGTGATTTCCGGCACGAAAGCAGCGGTGGAGGCAGCCGGCGCCGAGCTGAAGGCCCGGGGCCTGAAAGCCATTCCCCTGAAGGTGAGTGCGCCCTTTCACTGCGCCCTGATGGACAGCGCCGCCCAGGGCCTCGCGCCGCACCTGCAGACCACCCGCTTTGCCCCGCCCGCCTTTGCGGTGTATGCCAACGTGACGGCGCAGCCGAACACCGAGGCCGGCACGCTGCCCGCGCTGTTGACCGCTCAGATTACGGGCGCGGTGCGCTGGGTGGACACCATTCAGGCCCTGGGGGCGGCGGGCGCCGAGGTCTTTGTCGAATTCGGGCCCGGCACGGTCCTGACCGGGCTGGTCAAGCGCATTCTGCCGGACGCCCGCACTGTTAACGTGGGCACCGCCGAGCAGGTGCGGGCCTTCGCCCTGTGA
- a CDS encoding beta-ketoacyl-ACP synthase III, translating to MSDPSAPTRPPLGIVALGTYVPERVVPNSEFEARMDTTADWIESRTGIRERRYAGPDEYTSDLGVRAVRDLLSRDPDALKDVDAVICATVSPDALMPSTAALIALQVGLVGAAAFDLSTACSGFVYGLSVAQGLILSGSARRVLVVGAEALSKVVDPEDRNTAILFGDGAGAAVVGPVPAGYGFQDFVLGADGNGGGSLYLRCVAPRLPGGVEMTQAVGMNGREVFKFAVRVLGDSGTQVLAKSGLTGADVDWVVPHQANVRIIEAAMERFGLPMSKATVNVDRYGNTSSATVPLVLREAVDDGRIQDGQQLLLIAFGGGLSWVAGTMKWWGGAPSLQPRPAAEVGAWA from the coding sequence ATGAGCGACCCTTCTGCCCCCACCCGGCCCCCGCTGGGCATCGTGGCGCTGGGGACCTACGTGCCCGAGCGCGTGGTGCCCAACAGCGAATTTGAAGCCCGCATGGACACCACCGCCGACTGGATCGAGTCGCGCACCGGAATTCGCGAGCGCCGCTATGCCGGCCCCGACGAGTACACCAGCGACCTGGGCGTGCGGGCGGTGCGCGACCTGCTCTCGCGGGATCCAGACGCCCTGAAGGACGTGGACGCCGTGATCTGCGCGACGGTCAGCCCCGACGCCCTGATGCCCTCCACGGCGGCCCTCATTGCCCTGCAGGTGGGGCTGGTGGGGGCCGCCGCCTTTGACCTCAGCACCGCGTGCAGCGGCTTTGTCTATGGCCTGAGCGTGGCCCAGGGCCTGATTCTCTCGGGCAGTGCCCGGCGCGTGCTGGTGGTGGGTGCCGAGGCCCTGAGCAAGGTGGTGGACCCCGAGGACCGCAACACGGCCATTCTGTTCGGGGACGGCGCGGGCGCAGCGGTGGTGGGCCCGGTGCCCGCCGGCTACGGCTTTCAGGACTTTGTGCTGGGTGCCGACGGCAACGGGGGCGGCAGCCTGTACCTGCGCTGCGTGGCGCCGCGCCTGCCGGGCGGCGTGGAGATGACCCAGGCCGTGGGCATGAACGGCCGTGAGGTCTTCAAGTTCGCGGTGCGGGTGCTGGGCGACAGCGGCACCCAGGTGCTGGCCAAGAGCGGCCTGACAGGCGCCGATGTGGACTGGGTGGTGCCCCACCAGGCCAACGTGCGGATTATCGAGGCGGCCATGGAGCGCTTTGGCCTGCCCATGAGCAAAGCCACCGTGAACGTGGACCGCTACGGCAACACCAGTTCGGCCACCGTGCCCCTGGTGCTGCGCGAGGCTGTGGACGACGGGCGGATTCAGGACGGCCAGCAGCTGCTGCTGATCGCCTTTGGCGGCGGCCTGAGCTGGGTGGCAGGCACCATGAAGTGGTGGGGCGGCGCGCCCAGCCTGCAGCCGCGCCCGGCGGCCGAAGTAGGAGCCTGGGCATGA
- a CDS encoding ATP-binding protein, with translation MTTSSDFDLSLGLFAGGGEMARRMLAFDWTRTSLGEPAGWPQSLKTAVRIMLTSRFAMWMAWGPELLFFCNDAYLPTLGVKGDWALGARSDVVWAEIWKDIGPRIAQVLQAGEATWDEGLQLFLERSGYPEETYHTFSYSPLADDAGAVTGMLCVVTEDSERVVGERRLRVLGRLSARLNEARTATGVMNAAQAALAEEAHDLPFVLIYLPARDGTLRCALRFGLPEGHPLAPAQLAPEAGTPWAGAAVLSGEAASALHDLGAAPDLPGGPWDRPPGRALSLPLNQPGAGGPAGVLIAGLNPYRPLDDAYRSFLELCAAQIVSGLASAAAYEQARQRAEALAELDRAKTAFFANASHELRTPLTLMLGPLEDLLTGELGPLAPAQLQTLQLAHRNSLRLLRLVNSLLDFSRLESGRVQARFAPVDFLALNADLASSFRAAMERAGLGFRVELSPLPGAVYVDRDLWEKVVLNLLSNAFKFTLEGEVALTVRAEDRHAVLSVQDTGVGVPEAELGRLFERFHRVEGQRGRSFEGSGIGLALVREIVHLHGGDIEAQSVPGQGTAFTVRLPLGAAHLPPDRVTDAPPAPAGARGALPFVEEALRWLPHEVPQAQDTAPVAPATAVRRRVLVADDNADLREYLTRLLSPHHDLQVVADGQAALDAARAQAPDLLLTDVMMPRLSGLGLLAAIRTDPALHDLPVIMLSARAGEEARVQGLEAGADDYLVKPFSARELLAKVNAQLAMAALRREALAREQAHSAELEMRVAERTAELQGALAHSERQAAELNTILASLPDAVYVGDLSGIKRANGPALTLLGFTDPAQLDRAVGELGEELRSRDPQTGERLPLHEEPFVQAMGGREVRRDVLVRHLTSGEDRVMRLAAAPIRQGEAIVGAVAVGSDISEQMALQREMARANAELSRSNAELERFAYVASHDLQEPIRTVGSYAGLLAHRYGDRLDERAQLYLRTVEQGAERMKLLVNDLLVFSRLNAERLPLEPVEAGDALREALGRLDAALRESGARVQAAPLPRVLGSVPRLAQLFQNLIGNAVKFRAEAAPLVRVSAQRDGPLWRLTVRDNGIGIEPAYQSKVFEMFQRLHGRDRYEGTGLGLAICEKIVSQHGGQLWVDSAPGEGSAFHFTLQAADEAG, from the coding sequence ATGACCACCTCTTCCGACTTTGATCTGTCGCTGGGCCTGTTTGCCGGGGGCGGCGAGATGGCCCGGCGCATGCTGGCCTTCGACTGGACCCGCACCTCGCTGGGCGAGCCGGCCGGGTGGCCGCAGAGTCTGAAAACCGCCGTGCGCATCATGCTCACCTCGCGCTTTGCCATGTGGATGGCCTGGGGTCCCGAGCTGCTGTTTTTCTGCAATGACGCCTACCTGCCCACCCTGGGCGTCAAGGGCGACTGGGCCCTGGGGGCGCGCTCAGACGTGGTGTGGGCCGAGATCTGGAAGGACATCGGGCCGCGCATTGCCCAGGTGCTCCAGGCCGGAGAGGCCACCTGGGACGAGGGCCTGCAGCTGTTTTTAGAGCGCAGCGGCTACCCCGAGGAGACCTATCACACCTTCTCCTACAGCCCCCTGGCCGACGACGCTGGCGCGGTCACCGGCATGCTGTGTGTGGTCACCGAGGACAGCGAGCGGGTGGTGGGCGAGCGGCGGCTGCGGGTGCTGGGGCGGCTGTCGGCTCGGCTGAACGAGGCGCGCACGGCGACCGGGGTGATGAACGCGGCGCAGGCGGCGCTGGCCGAGGAAGCGCACGACCTGCCCTTCGTGCTGATCTACCTGCCAGCCCGGGATGGCACTCTGCGCTGCGCCCTGCGCTTTGGTCTGCCTGAGGGGCACCCGCTGGCGCCCGCTCAGCTGGCGCCCGAGGCCGGCACGCCCTGGGCAGGAGCGGCCGTGCTCTCCGGCGAGGCCGCCAGTGCCCTGCACGACCTGGGCGCCGCGCCGGACCTGCCCGGCGGCCCCTGGGACCGGCCGCCGGGGCGCGCGCTGAGCCTGCCCCTGAACCAGCCCGGCGCCGGTGGGCCCGCCGGGGTGCTGATTGCGGGCCTCAACCCCTACCGGCCGCTGGACGACGCGTACCGCAGTTTTCTGGAACTGTGTGCCGCGCAGATCGTCTCGGGGCTGGCGAGTGCGGCCGCCTACGAGCAGGCGCGCCAGCGGGCCGAGGCCCTGGCCGAACTGGACCGGGCCAAGACTGCCTTTTTTGCCAATGCCAGCCACGAACTGCGCACGCCCCTGACCCTGATGCTGGGGCCGCTGGAAGACCTGCTGACCGGCGAACTGGGCCCGCTGGCGCCCGCGCAGCTGCAGACGCTGCAACTGGCCCACCGCAACAGCCTGCGCTTGCTGCGGCTGGTCAACAGCCTGCTGGATTTCTCTCGCCTGGAATCGGGCCGGGTGCAGGCCCGCTTTGCCCCGGTGGACTTCCTGGCCCTGAACGCCGATCTGGCCAGCAGTTTCCGCGCCGCCATGGAGCGCGCGGGCCTGGGTTTCCGGGTGGAACTCTCGCCGCTGCCGGGGGCCGTGTACGTGGACCGCGACCTGTGGGAGAAGGTGGTGCTGAACCTGCTGTCCAACGCCTTCAAGTTCACCCTGGAAGGCGAGGTGGCCTTGACGGTGCGCGCGGAGGACCGCCACGCCGTGCTGAGCGTGCAGGACACCGGGGTGGGCGTGCCCGAAGCCGAACTGGGGCGCCTGTTCGAGCGCTTTCACCGGGTCGAGGGCCAGCGTGGGCGCTCCTTTGAAGGCAGCGGCATCGGGCTGGCGCTGGTGCGCGAGATCGTGCACCTGCACGGCGGCGACATTGAGGCCCAGAGCGTGCCGGGCCAGGGCACGGCCTTCACCGTGCGCCTGCCGCTGGGCGCCGCCCACCTGCCCCCGGACCGCGTGACCGACGCCCCCCCGGCGCCAGCGGGCGCACGCGGGGCCCTGCCGTTTGTAGAAGAGGCCCTGCGCTGGCTGCCCCACGAGGTGCCGCAGGCGCAGGACACGGCGCCGGTCGCTCCGGCCACGGCGGTGCGGCGCCGGGTGCTGGTGGCCGACGACAACGCCGATCTGCGCGAGTACCTGACCCGGCTGCTCTCGCCCCACCACGACCTGCAGGTGGTGGCCGACGGGCAAGCGGCCCTGGACGCCGCGCGTGCCCAGGCCCCGGACCTGCTGCTGACCGACGTGATGATGCCCCGGCTCTCCGGCCTGGGCCTGCTTGCGGCCATTCGCACGGACCCGGCGCTGCACGACCTGCCGGTGATCATGCTCTCGGCCCGCGCGGGCGAGGAAGCGCGGGTACAGGGCCTGGAAGCGGGCGCCGACGACTATCTGGTCAAGCCGTTCAGCGCCCGCGAACTGCTGGCGAAGGTGAACGCGCAACTGGCCATGGCCGCGCTGCGCCGTGAGGCCCTGGCGCGCGAGCAGGCGCACTCGGCCGAGCTGGAAATGCGGGTGGCCGAGCGCACCGCCGAACTGCAGGGTGCCCTGGCGCACAGCGAGCGGCAGGCGGCCGAGCTGAACACCATTCTCGCCAGCCTGCCCGACGCCGTGTACGTGGGCGACCTGAGCGGCATCAAGCGGGCCAACGGCCCGGCGCTGACCCTGCTGGGCTTCACGGACCCGGCGCAGCTGGACCGCGCGGTGGGCGAACTGGGCGAGGAACTGCGCAGCCGCGATCCCCAGACGGGCGAGCGCCTGCCCCTGCACGAGGAACCGTTCGTGCAGGCCATGGGGGGGCGCGAGGTGCGCCGCGACGTGCTGGTGCGCCACCTGACCAGCGGGGAAGACCGCGTGATGCGGCTGGCGGCCGCGCCCATCCGGCAGGGCGAGGCGATTGTGGGGGCGGTGGCGGTGGGCTCAGATATCTCCGAGCAGATGGCGCTGCAGCGCGAGATGGCCCGGGCCAACGCCGAACTGTCGCGCAGCAACGCGGAACTGGAACGCTTTGCCTACGTGGCCAGCCACGACCTGCAGGAACCCATTCGCACGGTGGGGTCGTACGCGGGGCTGCTGGCCCACCGCTACGGCGACCGCCTGGACGAACGCGCGCAGCTGTACCTGCGCACCGTGGAGCAGGGTGCCGAGCGCATGAAGCTGCTGGTGAACGACCTGCTGGTGTTTTCCCGCCTGAATGCCGAGCGCCTGCCGCTGGAGCCGGTGGAGGCCGGCGACGCGCTGCGCGAGGCCCTGGGCCGCCTGGACGCGGCGCTGCGCGAATCCGGCGCGCGGGTTCAGGCGGCGCCGCTGCCCCGGGTGCTGGGCTCGGTGCCCCGGCTGGCGCAGCTGTTCCAGAACCTGATTGGCAACGCGGTCAAGTTCCGCGCCGAGGCCGCGCCGCTGGTGCGGGTCAGCGCGCAGCGCGACGGCCCCCTGTGGCGCCTGACCGTGCGCGACAACGGCATCGGCATCGAGCCGGCGTACCAGAGCAAGGTCTTCGAGATGTTCCAGCGCCTGCATGGCCGCGACCGCTATGAGGGCACCGGGCTGGGCCTGGCCATCTGCGAGAAGATTGTCTCTCAGCACGGCGGGCAGCTGTGGGTGGATTCGGCGCCGGGGGAAGGTTCGGCGTTTCATTTCACGCTGCAGGCGGCCGACGAGGCCGGGTGA
- the tig gene encoding trigger factor yields MAELISREGNKVEFKVSVPAAEVNRAYDQVWAGLARDVRVPGFRPGKAPRKVIEGRVGKGYVEQEVRDRLLQAHYPQAARELKLSLVDATIDPKTLQSGHAFEFTVKGETYPEVRLADWSGLQLSAEAPEITGEVLERTLNDLRERNATFESAERPIEASDQVTIEEEGEDGGSYPVYLDVAEPHVREALLGKQKGDTVEITVPAHTHGDHEHPEHTVTVKIVDVKTKQLQELNDEFASSLNFESLERLRGDLKAELERRAQQEGEAGRREEFITALVDGMEADIPQALLARRQESMLEEIKDDLGRQGVKWSEYESFMTEQGKLDDFMADLGKNAESRVKRDLALEKLAEDLNVQVSDAEFNQTMTALAQANGLSPAELSKQLGPNGINAYYTSLVREKGLQQAMAQLGAQKSAQASEQASTEESGAQQASPDQASPDQASPEQASEATETSAE; encoded by the coding sequence ATGGCAGAGCTGATCAGCAGAGAAGGCAACAAGGTGGAATTCAAGGTGTCGGTGCCCGCCGCCGAAGTGAACCGCGCTTACGACCAGGTGTGGGCTGGCCTGGCGCGCGACGTGCGCGTGCCCGGTTTCCGCCCCGGCAAGGCCCCGCGCAAGGTGATTGAAGGCCGCGTGGGCAAGGGCTACGTGGAGCAGGAGGTGCGTGACCGCCTGCTGCAGGCCCACTACCCCCAGGCCGCCCGCGAGCTGAAGCTGAGCCTCGTGGACGCCACCATTGACCCCAAGACCCTGCAAAGCGGTCACGCGTTCGAGTTCACCGTGAAGGGCGAAACCTACCCCGAGGTCCGCTTGGCCGACTGGAGCGGGCTGCAGCTCAGCGCCGAGGCCCCCGAGATCACCGGTGAGGTGCTGGAGCGCACCCTGAATGACCTGCGCGAGCGCAACGCCACTTTCGAGAGCGCCGAGCGGCCCATTGAAGCCAGCGATCAGGTGACCATCGAGGAAGAGGGCGAGGACGGCGGCAGCTACCCCGTGTACCTGGACGTGGCCGAGCCCCACGTGCGCGAGGCGCTGCTGGGCAAGCAGAAGGGCGACACCGTGGAGATCACCGTACCCGCCCACACCCACGGCGACCACGAGCACCCCGAGCACACGGTCACTGTGAAGATCGTGGACGTGAAGACCAAGCAGCTGCAGGAGCTGAACGACGAGTTTGCGAGCAGCCTGAACTTCGAGTCCCTGGAGCGCCTGCGCGGCGACCTGAAGGCCGAACTGGAGCGCCGCGCGCAGCAGGAAGGCGAGGCCGGCCGCCGCGAGGAGTTCATCACGGCGCTGGTGGACGGCATGGAAGCTGATATTCCTCAGGCCCTGCTGGCCCGGCGCCAGGAAAGCATGCTCGAGGAGATCAAGGACGACCTGGGCCGCCAGGGCGTGAAGTGGAGCGAGTACGAGAGCTTCATGACCGAGCAGGGCAAGCTGGACGACTTCATGGCGGACCTGGGCAAGAACGCCGAGAGCCGCGTGAAGCGCGACTTGGCCCTGGAGAAGCTGGCCGAGGACCTGAACGTGCAGGTCAGCGACGCCGAATTCAACCAGACCATGACCGCCCTGGCCCAGGCCAACGGCCTGAGCCCCGCCGAGCTGAGCAAGCAGCTGGGCCCGAACGGCATCAACGCCTACTACACCAGCCTGGTGCGCGAAAAGGGCCTGCAGCAGGCCATGGCCCAGCTGGGCGCCCAGAAGAGCGCGCAGGCCAGTGAACAGGCCAGCACGGAAGAGAGCGGCGCGCAGCAGGCCAGCCCCGACCAAGCCAGCCCCGACCAAGCCAGCCCCGAGCAGGCCAGCGAGGCCACCGAAACCAGCGCCGAGTAA
- a CDS encoding c-type cytochrome — protein MSGEFYSGRQVAGLVTFLVVGAVLGVGAYQAGGRLSGAGSGAQVSAAAPSAPDGQALYAGNCAGCHGAKAEGGLGPGLAHTAAWGSAEFTRAVLDGQSPQGRELGTVMPRFRQTGLDGAPATDAQVAAIQAYVQTLK, from the coding sequence GTGAGCGGCGAGTTTTACAGCGGCCGGCAGGTGGCGGGCCTGGTGACGTTTCTGGTGGTGGGCGCGGTGCTGGGGGTGGGGGCCTACCAGGCCGGGGGGCGGCTGTCGGGCGCCGGAAGTGGCGCCCAGGTCAGCGCGGCGGCGCCCAGTGCCCCCGACGGTCAGGCGCTGTACGCAGGCAACTGCGCGGGCTGCCACGGGGCCAAGGCCGAAGGCGGGCTGGGCCCGGGCCTGGCCCACACCGCCGCCTGGGGGAGCGCCGAGTTCACCCGGGCCGTGCTGGACGGCCAGTCGCCCCAGGGGCGTGAACTGGGCACAGTGATGCCCCGCTTCCGCCAGACGGGCCTGGACGGCGCCCCCGCCACCGACGCCCAGGTGGCCGCCATTCAGGCGTACGTGCAGACGCTGAAGTAG
- a CDS encoding b(o/a)3-type cytochrome-c oxidase subunit 1, translating into MTTVPAQPGVGRSPAALDAATLTSLKKLTQYYIVTAFLALLIGVLLGPLQALNYGGVNVYDFPLLKNLIKSYYQGLTLHGVLNALVFTQFFISGWMLYLPARDLNVRPNMRFAWFTYLTMTAGLLTAAVPLLTNDATVLYTFYPPLEGSPVFYIGAAVMVAASLLVAAQVVGLWLGWKRAHPGRVTPLVAYMSVATWLMWGVASLGLVIEVVVMLIPWSLGLTRGVDPLLARTLFWWTGHPIVYFWLLPAYISWYAFLPRQAGGRIASEGLARLAFTLFLIFSVPVGLHHQYADPNVQHSWKVIHMFLTFLVAVPSLLTAFSVGAALEDSARARGGRGLFGWVTRLPWGNASMTAQVLAMVSFIFGGAGGIVNASMAFSPVVHNTAWIPGHFHITVGTATTLTFMGLAFWLLPHLTGKRLAGPRAALVSVWLWFAGMMLFAVGMHWQGLAGVPRRAQVSAAAQQAVYDGMNIALPKLMTAVSGMVLFVAAILFFGVLFRTLLSPRVEDPESTPIPYSEAISAAGENLAGASLLVRRTEPLLALTAAALLLVVLVYAPVIGPMLANYQFVPGQRLW; encoded by the coding sequence GTGACCACCGTTCCTGCGCAACCGGGGGTGGGCCGTTCGCCCGCCGCCCTGGACGCGGCCACCCTGACCAGCCTGAAAAAGCTCACGCAGTATTACATCGTCACGGCCTTTCTGGCCCTGCTGATCGGCGTGCTGCTGGGCCCCTTGCAGGCGCTGAACTACGGCGGCGTGAATGTCTACGACTTTCCGCTGCTGAAAAACCTGATCAAGTCCTATTACCAGGGCCTGACCCTGCACGGGGTGCTCAACGCCCTGGTCTTTACCCAGTTCTTTATCAGCGGCTGGATGCTGTACCTGCCCGCGCGTGACCTGAACGTGCGCCCCAACATGCGTTTTGCGTGGTTTACCTATCTCACCATGACCGCCGGCCTGCTGACGGCCGCCGTGCCGCTGCTCACGAACGACGCCACCGTGCTCTACACCTTCTACCCGCCGCTGGAAGGCAGCCCGGTCTTTTACATCGGCGCGGCCGTGATGGTGGCGGCCAGCCTGCTGGTGGCGGCGCAGGTGGTGGGGCTGTGGCTGGGCTGGAAACGCGCTCACCCGGGCCGCGTAACCCCGCTGGTGGCGTATATGAGCGTGGCGACGTGGCTGATGTGGGGCGTGGCCTCGCTGGGGCTGGTGATTGAGGTGGTGGTCATGCTGATTCCCTGGTCGCTGGGCCTGACGCGCGGCGTGGACCCGCTGCTGGCCCGAACGCTGTTCTGGTGGACCGGGCACCCCATCGTATATTTCTGGCTGCTGCCGGCCTACATCTCGTGGTACGCCTTTCTGCCCCGGCAGGCGGGGGGCCGCATCGCCAGCGAGGGACTGGCGCGGCTGGCCTTTACCCTGTTCCTGATTTTCAGCGTGCCGGTGGGACTACACCACCAGTACGCCGACCCCAACGTGCAACACAGCTGGAAGGTGATTCACATGTTCCTGACCTTCCTGGTGGCGGTGCCCAGCCTGCTCACGGCCTTTTCGGTGGGCGCGGCGCTGGAAGACTCGGCGCGGGCGCGCGGCGGACGGGGGCTCTTTGGCTGGGTCACGCGCCTGCCCTGGGGCAACGCGTCCATGACCGCGCAGGTGCTGGCCATGGTCTCGTTCATCTTCGGCGGCGCGGGCGGCATCGTGAACGCCTCGATGGCCTTTTCGCCGGTGGTGCACAACACCGCCTGGATTCCCGGGCACTTTCACATCACCGTGGGCACCGCCACCACCCTCACCTTCATGGGGCTGGCCTTCTGGCTGTTGCCGCACCTGACCGGCAAGCGGCTGGCCGGGCCACGCGCCGCCCTGGTCTCGGTGTGGCTGTGGTTTGCAGGCATGATGCTCTTTGCCGTGGGCATGCACTGGCAGGGCCTTGCAGGCGTGCCCCGGCGCGCGCAGGTCAGCGCGGCGGCCCAGCAGGCGGTGTACGACGGCATGAACATCGCCCTGCCCAAACTCATGACGGCCGTGAGCGGCATGGTGCTGTTCGTGGCGGCGATCCTCTTTTTCGGGGTGCTGTTCAGGACCCTGCTCTCGCCGCGTGTGGAGGACCCCGAAAGCACGCCCATTCCCTACAGCGAGGCCATCAGCGCGGCCGGCGAGAATCTGGCCGGCGCCAGCCTTCTGGTGCGCCGCACCGAGCCGCTGCTGGCCCTCACCGCCGCTGCGCTGCTGCTGGTGGTGCTGGTGTACGCCCCCGTGATTGGCCCCATGCTGGCGAACTATCAGTTCGTGCCCGGCCAGAGGTTGTGGTAA